A region of Vitis vinifera cultivar Pinot Noir 40024 chromosome 15, ASM3070453v1 DNA encodes the following proteins:
- the LOC100241460 gene encoding uncharacterized protein At3g61260, with amino-acid sequence MEKNVESDPNPPLASGPEFPPATTPADVKNDVALEKSVVPPPEVKADESKALAVVEKTPDSAAKKTSGGSFERDVALANLEKEKQLSFIRAWEESEKSKVDNKAQKKLSDVCAWENSKKAAVEANLKKIEEELEKKKAEYAEKMKNKVALIHKQAEEKKAMIEARRGEEFLKAEEMAAKFRATGQTPKKVLGCFGG; translated from the exons ATGGAGAAGAACGTAGAATCAGACCCGAACCCGCCTCTGGCGTCGGGACCCGAATTTCCGCCGGCTACAACTCCGGCAGACGTTAAAAATGACGTCGCTCTAGAGAAATCTGTGGTTCCACCACCTGAAGTGAAGGCCGACGAATCCAAAGCTCTCGCTGTAGTTGAGA AGACTCCAGATTCTGCAGCCAAAAAAACTTCAGGAGGATCTTTTGAGAGAG ATGTTGCTCTCGcaaatttggaaaaagaaaagcagTTGTCTTTTATTAGGGCATGGGAAGAAAGTGAAAAATCGAAAGTAGATAACAA GGCCCAGAAAAAGCTTTCTGATGTTTGTGCATGGGAAAACAGCAAGAAAGCAGCTGTTGAAGCTAATCTGAAGAAGATTGAG GAAGAATTGGAGAAGAAGAAGGCAGAATATgcagagaaaatgaaaaacaaagtaGCATTGATTCACAAGCAAGCAGAAGAAAAGAAGGCAATGATTGAAGCCAGACGCGGGGAAGAATTTCTTAAGGCGGAggagatggctgcgaaattccgTGCAACTGGGCAGACACCAAAGAAGGTCCTTGGATGCTTTGGGGGTTAA